One window of the Vicia villosa cultivar HV-30 ecotype Madison, WI unplaced genomic scaffold, Vvil1.0 ctg.001831F_1_1, whole genome shotgun sequence genome contains the following:
- the LOC131636796 gene encoding uncharacterized protein LOC131636796 translates to MATDASVSSIKLMNQDLMKLDRFDGTNYTRWQDKMTFLLTTLKIQYVLDPDLEEIPEPTADDTDEIKKERKKRKEDELLCRGHILNTLSDRLYDLYTDTASAKEIWKALEFKFKAEEEGTKKFLISKYFDFKMLDSKPILAQVHELQVLVNKIKAVKIDVPEAFQVGAIIAKFPPSWKGYRKKLLHSSEDLSLEKLQKHLRIEEETKDREKTDSAGFAKANTVAAKGKKKYDGTKNHLGPKKDNNRFKNSGGQKGTKNGCYACGKPEHYARDYRHNRPKTEVNAVHVNDDIIATVSEIMAIKGKVQGWWYDTCATVHVSYDKAAFKTYTEVNDGQEVQMGNEVRSRVVGT, encoded by the coding sequence ATGGCTACCGACGCTTCTGTTTCAAGCATCAAACTCATGAACCAGGATCTTATGAAACTAGATCGCTTTGATGGAACAAACTATACTCGTTGGCAAGACAAAATGACTTTTCTCCTGACTACTCTGAAAATTCAATATGTCTTGGACCCTGACTTGGAGGAAATTCCAGAACCAACTGCGGATGACACCGACGAAATaaaaaaggagagaaagaaaCGAAAGGAAGATGAATTGCTATGCCGTGGACACATTCTGAACACATTATCCGATCGTCTCTATGATCTCTACACCGATACTGCATCTGCAAAGGAAATCTGGAAGgcacttgaattcaaatttaaagcCGAAGAAGAAGGTACGAAAAAGTTCTTAATATCTAAATACTTTGACTTTAAAATGTTGGACTCCAAGCCTATTCTTGCACAAGTACACGAGTTACAGGTTCTCGTGAATAAAATAAAGGCCGTAAAAATTGATGTCCCTGAAGCGTTCCAAGTCGGTGCAATCATAGCAAAATTTCCACCTTCATGGaaaggatacagaaagaaattgctgcaTAGTTCTGAGGATCTCTCGTTGGAGAAACTTCAGAAACACCTTCGAATTGAGGAAGAAACAAAGGATCGTGAAAAGACCGATTCCGCTGGATTTGCAAAGGCAAATACTGTTGctgcaaagggaaagaaaaagTATGATGGCACAAAAAACCATCTTGGTCCAAAGAAAGATAATAACAGGTTCAAAAACTCTGGCGGACAAAAGGGTACTAAAAATGGATGCTATGCATGTGGCAAACCCGAACATTATGCTCGAGATTACAGGCACAACAGGCCCAAAACTGAGGTTAATGCTGTTCATGTCAATGACGACATAATCGCTACTGTGAGCGAAATTATGGCCATCAAAGGAAAAGTCCAAGGATGGTGGTATGACACATGTGCAACTGTACACGTGTCCTATgataaagcggcattcaaaacctATACTGAAGTCAATGATGGACAGGAAGTGCAAATGGGCAATGAAGTGCGCTCAAGAGTCGTTGGAACATGA